The genomic region AGCTTATCATCATGATGGCGGAAAAATGGGCTTGCCCGTGGGATTTTGGAATAAACCAGGAGAGTTTAACGCCAAAGAAAAAGAATGTCGCAAAGTCCATCCAGGCCTATTTTTTCCGATCGGTGAAATGTTAGGCGTACCTTTAAAAGTAACGGCTTTGAATATTGCCCATCATTATCTTAATCTTGGCTATCCAAATAATGGTCTGATCAAATGTTTTCAGGACATCATTTTTGAGCCAAAATTTAAGGTAATTCTAATCATGCTGATTACCTTAGATTGTTATGATGGGATGAGGGGACCTCGTGATTATCGGGTAAATTTATTCAGCCATGATCAGGTTATGGAAAATTTACCCCAAGAACTTGGTCAAATGGGTACTATTTTTATGCCATTGGTGGAATTAGTCAATTCTTCCGCCATTGGCCGGCAATTGTATCCCAATTAAGCCATTACATCTGTTTGAGAGCCGCTTAGCCAAAACTAAGCGAAGCGGCTCTTGACTTTCTTTTTACTTTTAGCTAAGATAAGATATATTCTAGATAAATTCATTTATGAAAGATTTAAAGAAAATTTTAGAACTATTACGAAAAACAGGAGACCGTTTTATTTTAGAAGATGAAAAGGGCAATCTTTTTGTAGTTTTATCAGCGAATGATTATGAGAATTTAATTTTAAAAAATAGTGAATTAAAGAATTTTTCCGAAGAAGAACTTTTGAACAAAATTAATAAAGATATCGCGGTTTGGAAGTCAACGCAAGAAGATGAAAAATTATTGGAACGCTGGCAAGATTTAAATCCTGCCCAAGAGGAAAAAGATAAAAAAGAGGAGCCTGACCAATATTATTTTGAGCCGGTTGAAGATGAGGATTAAAAAATACTTGCCATATTTTGCGAATGTGGTATAATAAAAAATACATTTTAATAAATTAAAAAATAATCCCAAAGCGATCCCTTTGGGAGAATAATTAGGGAAGCGGCTGGATAACACTCAGCCAGTTTTAGCGGTTGAGGCTGCTTCGACGGAGTATTAAAAATACTATGGCAGAAAAATTTGAACGCTCAAAACCACATATTAATGTGGGAACAATTGGTCACGTTGACCATGGTAAAACTACTTTAACAGCAGCTCTTTTGAAGTATGTGCTTGCTCATGGCCAAAAAGCTTCTGATAAAGGAGTTGACCAGATTGATAATGCCCCTGAAGAAAAAGAAAGAGGCATTACCATTGCAACCGCTCATGTTGAGTATGAGACTGCAAAAAGACATTATGCTCACGTAGATTGTCCAGGCCATGCTGATTACATTAAAAACATGATTACAGGCGCAGCTCAAATGGACGGCGCTATCTTAGTTGTAGCTGCAACTGATGGTCCAATGCCTCAGACTAGGGAACACATCGTGTTAGCCAGACAAGTCGGTGTGCCGTCAATTGTTGTTTTTTTAAACAAAGTTGATCAGGTTTCAGATCCAGAATTAATAACATTAGTTGAGGAAGAAGTCAGAGAACTATTAACAAAATATGAATTTCCAGGCGATAAAACCCCGATAATCAAAGGTTCGGCTTTGAAGGCTTTAGAAAATCCAAATGGCGATGACGCCAAATGCATTGGCGAGCTTTTAGATGCTTTAGATACGTATATTCCCGATCCTGTTAGAGATACAGAAAAACCATTTCTAATGCCGGTTGAAGATGTTTTCTCAATAGAAGGCCGTGGTACCGTGGTAACTGGCAGGATTGATAGAGGCATTATTAAACTAAATGATGAAATAGAAATTGTAGGCATTAAACCAACTCAAAAAACAGTGGTCACTGGCATTGAAATGTTTAATAAATCATTAGACGAAGGCCGCGCAGGCGATAATGCCGGACTATTATTGCGTGGTACAAAAAAAGAAGATGTAGAAAGAGGCCAGGTAATTTCTAAACCAGGCAGTATTACGCCTCATACAGAATTTGAAGCCCAAATTTATGTTTTATCCAAAGATGAAGGCGGCAGACATAAGCCATTTTTCAAGGGTTATAAGCCGCAATTTTATATCCGCACTACTGACGTAACTGGCGAAATTGAAATTTTGGGTGGCGCTGAAATGGTTATGCCTGGGGATACTGTTTCCCTGAAGATTAAGTTAATTGCGCCTGTAGCTTTGGAAGAAAAATCAAAATTTGCTATTAGAGAAGGCGGTAAAACCGTAGGTGCAGGTTCAGTCACTAAAATCATTGCTTAATATATTTAAGTCCTCTCCCCATGGTGGGGAGAGGGCTTTTATACCAAAATTTTTTGTAAATTTTAAATATAAAGATAATTTTTAATTTCATGACTGAAAAGGTAAAAGCCAAAGAAAAAACTGAAGAAAAACAAAGAATTAGAATCAAGATTCGGGCTTATGATCATAAGATTATTGATCAGTCTACTCGAACTATCTTAGATACTGCGCAGAGAACTGGCGCCCAGGTTGCCGGCCCCATTCCTTTGCCAGTGGAAAAGAAGAAATACACTGTTTTAAGCTCGACCTTTGTCCATAAAAATGCCAGAGATCAATATGAGATGCGCATCCACAAGAGGCTAATTGATATCATTGAGCCTACCCAAGCCACAGTTGATGCTCTGATGAGCTTAAATTTGCCAGCCGGCGTAGATATTGAGATCAAAATGTAAAGGGCTTGACAGGTAAGTGCATTTCAGCTAAGATACGTATATTACAACTTTAATTATTGCGGATTTTAAAAATCGCAAATCTAATTTTTAGAAATATAAAGAAAGTTTCTTAATTTAAGAAAAACCTTTACATTTTTAAGGATTAGCCAAGGAGAAATAAAAAATCACTAAAAATTAAAAATCCAGTAAGTCTTAAACTTTTTTTGAAGTTTTTTGAATTATATTAATTTTAATCTGGATTTGGTGAAGCCAGATTTTTTATTTCCTAAAAAGCAAGAAATATGAAGTATATTTTAGGTAAAAAAATAGCCATGACCCAAAAGTTTAAAACAGATGGCCAGGTAGTGCCAGTGACAGTAATTGAAGCCGGCCCTTGTTTTATTACTCAAGTAAAAAAGAAAGACAAGGATGGCTATCAGGCGATTCAGATTGGATACGGGACTAGAAAAAAATTAAATAAACCATTGGCCGGGCATTTAAAAGGCGGATTAAAATCAAGATATTTAAAAGAATTAAGATTGCCTGATGATAATCAAAGCGAATATGCTAAGGGTGAAAAAATCAGCGTAGCTATTTTTACTGCAGGCGAAAAAGTAAAAATATCTGGTACGAGCAAAGGCAAGGGATTTCAAGGTGTAGTCAAACGTCATGGTTTTCATGGCGCACCAAAAACACATGGTACCAAGGATCAATTAAGGCATTCTGGTTCAGTCGGAGCCAAAGGCGTTGCCCACACATTTAAAGGGACTAAAATGGGCGGACGCATGGGAGGTGAACAAGTTACCATCCAAAATTTGGAAATAGTTGAAATAGATCCGTTGAAAAATTTATTATTTCTTAAAGGCGCAGTGCCAGGCAGCCGCAATAGTTTAATAGAAATTTACGCGCCAGGGGAGATGAAGCTGGAAAAAGAAACCAAAGAAATTCCAGCAGAAAAGGCTGAAACATCTGAAATCAAAAATGAAGAAGTCAAAGAAGAAGCTAAGGAATTAAAACCAGAAGCAAATACTTAAAAGTATAAATTATTTAGATATGATCAAGGCTAAAGTTTACAATTTAGAAGGCAAAGAAATAGAGGAAATCAAATTAGATCCTGAAGTTTTTGGAGTTAAAATTAATCCCGCCCTAGTCCATCAGGTTGTTGAGGCTCAACAGGCCAACGCACGTTTTAAATTAGCACATACTAAAACTAAAGGTGAAGTGCGCGGCGGCGGTAAAAAACCTTGGCGGCAAAAAGGCACAGGCCGGGCAAGAGCTGGTTCAACTCGGTCGCCTTTATGGATCGGAGGCGGTGTGACTTTTGGTCCGCGCAAAGAAAGGAATTTTGATAAAAAAATAAATAAGAAGATGAAGCAAAAGGCATTATTTATGTCTTTGACTGATAAAGTCAAGTCTGAGGCTTTAATTATTTTAGATAAATTAGAATTTACCAAAATCAAAACTAAAGATTTAGTTAAGATTTTAAGTAAATTGCCCGTTAAGGCTGGCAAGACTTTAATTGTTTTGGATCAAAAGAATGACAACATTGTTAAATCAGCCAGGAATATTAAAACTTTAAAGACAATTTTAGCTGATAGCCTTAATGTTTTAGATATTTTGAAGTATAATTATTTATTAGTTGATAAAAACGGCATAAAAA from Patescibacteria group bacterium harbors:
- the tuf gene encoding elongation factor Tu produces the protein MAEKFERSKPHINVGTIGHVDHGKTTLTAALLKYVLAHGQKASDKGVDQIDNAPEEKERGITIATAHVEYETAKRHYAHVDCPGHADYIKNMITGAAQMDGAILVVAATDGPMPQTREHIVLARQVGVPSIVVFLNKVDQVSDPELITLVEEEVRELLTKYEFPGDKTPIIKGSALKALENPNGDDAKCIGELLDALDTYIPDPVRDTEKPFLMPVEDVFSIEGRGTVVTGRIDRGIIKLNDEIEIVGIKPTQKTVVTGIEMFNKSLDEGRAGDNAGLLLRGTKKEDVERGQVISKPGSITPHTEFEAQIYVLSKDEGGRHKPFFKGYKPQFYIRTTDVTGEIEILGGAEMVMPGDTVSLKIKLIAPVALEEKSKFAIREGGKTVGAGSVTKIIA
- the rpsJ gene encoding 30S ribosomal protein S10 — encoded protein: MTEKVKAKEKTEEKQRIRIKIRAYDHKIIDQSTRTILDTAQRTGAQVAGPIPLPVEKKKYTVLSSTFVHKNARDQYEMRIHKRLIDIIEPTQATVDALMSLNLPAGVDIEIKM
- the rplD gene encoding 50S ribosomal protein L4 — its product is MIKAKVYNLEGKEIEEIKLDPEVFGVKINPALVHQVVEAQQANARFKLAHTKTKGEVRGGGKKPWRQKGTGRARAGSTRSPLWIGGGVTFGPRKERNFDKKINKKMKQKALFMSLTDKVKSEALIILDKLEFTKIKTKDLVKILSKLPVKAGKTLIVLDQKNDNIVKSARNIKTLKTILADSLNVLDILKYNYLLVDKNGIKNIITTYKK